A single region of the Streptomyces sp. NBC_01262 genome encodes:
- a CDS encoding sterol-binding protein — MATIEECRSALDRLSENLAKAEGDVRSAASLDRSLSCRITDLDITFVGRLTDGHIKDVTTLQGLPPTKAEIRLTMAGDDLVALVSGELHFARAWGRGRIKLEAGLRDLLRLRKLL; from the coding sequence ATGGCGACCATCGAGGAGTGCCGCAGCGCACTCGACCGGCTGTCGGAGAACCTCGCGAAGGCCGAGGGCGACGTCCGCAGCGCGGCCTCGCTCGACCGCTCCCTCAGCTGCCGCATCACCGACCTGGACATCACCTTCGTCGGGCGGCTCACCGACGGCCACATCAAGGACGTGACGACCCTCCAGGGCCTACCCCCCACCAAGGCCGAGATCCGCCTCACCATGGCCGGCGACGACCTGGTCGCCCTCGTCAGCGGCGAGCTGCACTTCGCCCGCGCGTGGGGCAGGGGCCGGATCAAACTGGAGGCCGGGCTCCGCGACCTCCTCCGGCTGCGCAAGCTGCTGTGA
- a CDS encoding histone: MRDALRTCLQIAGGLTEATRRRATAVAKELLDQTGIDVDDLQRRIGDRIPPEVQTLADELIASGRANRDLLIGLIREEVDKTMSRVGRLADEVTKVGVVLEALERRVRNLEDDESSAGAPAASAAAPVEHVPVDDVPPAAAPVTPAAPASKAPVARKAAPAKKAAPVRKTAAPAKKTAPAAKKPAAKKPVAKKAAPAAQKTAAAKEAAPVKKAAPAKKAPAKKAVRRSPQAPEAGRE; this comes from the coding sequence ATGCGGGACGCGCTGCGAACCTGCCTGCAGATCGCGGGCGGCCTGACGGAGGCCACGCGGCGGCGGGCGACCGCCGTGGCGAAGGAGCTGCTCGACCAGACCGGGATAGACGTTGACGACCTGCAGCGTCGGATCGGCGACCGGATCCCCCCGGAGGTCCAGACGCTGGCGGACGAGCTGATCGCCTCCGGGCGGGCCAACCGCGATCTGCTGATCGGGCTGATCCGCGAAGAGGTCGACAAGACCATGAGCCGGGTCGGCCGGCTGGCCGACGAGGTCACCAAGGTCGGCGTCGTCCTTGAGGCGCTTGAGCGGCGCGTACGCAACCTGGAGGACGACGAGTCGTCGGCAGGGGCGCCTGCGGCGAGTGCTGCGGCTCCGGTCGAGCACGTTCCGGTCGACGACGTGCCTCCGGCGGCCGCTCCGGTCACGCCGGCGGCCCCGGCCAGCAAGGCCCCGGTGGCCAGGAAGGCCGCGCCGGCGAAGAAGGCGGCTCCGGTCCGGAAGACCGCCGCGCCCGCGAAGAAGACCGCACCTGCGGCCAAGAAGCCTGCGGCGAAGAAGCCTGTCGCCAAGAAGGCGGCGCCTGCTGCCCAGAAGACCGCAGCGGCGAAGGAGGCGGCCCCCGTAAAGAAGGCGGCCCCCGCGAAAAAGGCCCCGGCCAAGAAGGCGGTCCGGCGGAGCCCGCAGGCACCGGAGGCGGGACGTGAGTGA
- a CDS encoding CTP synthase — translation MPPRHSSSSTTTKHIFVTGGVASSLGKGLTASSLGALLKARGLRVTMQKLDPYLNVDPGTMNPFQHGEVFVTDDGAETDLDIGHYERFLDVDLDGSANVTTGQVYSTVIAKERRGEYLGDTVQVIPHITNEIKSRIRRMATDDVDVVITEVGGTVGDIESLPFLESVRQVRHEVGRDNVFVVHISLLPYIGPSGELKTKPTQHSVAALRNIGIQPDAIVLRADREVPISIKRKISLMCDVDEDAVVAAIDAKSIYDIPKVLHTEGLDAYVVRRLDLPFRDVNWTQWDDLLARVHQPDHEVTVALVGKYIDLPDAYLSVTEALRAGGFANKARVKIKWVTSDDCRTAAGAARELGDVDAVCVPGGFGDRGVEGKVSAITYARENRVPLLGLCLGLQCIVIEAARSLAGITDANSTEFDPATAHPVISTMAEQLDIVAGQGDLGGTMRLGTYPAKLAEGSIVRAVYDDQPYVEERHRHRYEVNNAYRGELEKKAGIVFSGTSPDNKLVEFVEYPKDVHPYLVATQAHPELKSRPTRPHPLFAGLIAAAVERQQATGGA, via the coding sequence ATGCCGCCCCGACACTCGTCATCCTCGACGACCACCAAGCACATCTTCGTCACCGGGGGTGTCGCCTCCTCGCTCGGCAAGGGGCTGACGGCCTCCAGCCTGGGGGCGTTGCTCAAGGCCCGTGGCCTGCGGGTCACCATGCAGAAGCTCGACCCGTACCTGAACGTCGACCCGGGCACGATGAACCCCTTCCAGCACGGCGAGGTCTTCGTCACCGACGACGGCGCCGAGACCGATCTGGACATCGGACACTACGAGCGCTTCCTAGACGTTGACTTGGACGGCTCGGCGAACGTCACCACCGGCCAGGTCTACTCGACCGTCATCGCCAAGGAGCGCCGCGGCGAGTACCTGGGCGACACCGTGCAGGTCATCCCGCACATCACCAACGAGATCAAGTCCCGGATCCGCCGTATGGCCACCGATGACGTGGACGTCGTCATCACCGAGGTCGGCGGCACCGTCGGCGACATCGAGTCGCTGCCCTTCCTGGAGTCCGTACGCCAGGTCCGGCACGAGGTCGGCCGGGACAACGTCTTCGTCGTCCACATCTCGCTGCTGCCGTACATCGGCCCGTCCGGCGAGCTGAAGACCAAGCCGACGCAGCACTCGGTGGCCGCGCTGCGCAACATCGGCATCCAGCCGGACGCGATCGTGCTGCGCGCGGACCGCGAGGTGCCGATCTCCATCAAGCGCAAGATCTCGCTGATGTGCGATGTCGACGAGGACGCGGTGGTCGCCGCCATCGACGCCAAGTCGATCTACGACATCCCGAAGGTGCTGCACACCGAGGGCCTGGACGCGTATGTCGTCCGCCGGCTGGACCTGCCGTTCCGCGATGTGAACTGGACGCAGTGGGACGACCTGCTGGCCCGGGTCCACCAGCCGGACCACGAGGTCACGGTCGCGCTGGTCGGCAAGTACATCGACCTGCCGGACGCGTATCTGTCGGTGACCGAGGCGCTGCGCGCGGGCGGTTTCGCGAACAAGGCCCGCGTCAAGATCAAGTGGGTCACCTCCGACGACTGCCGGACGGCCGCCGGAGCGGCGCGTGAGCTGGGCGACGTGGACGCGGTCTGCGTGCCCGGCGGCTTCGGCGACCGGGGTGTCGAGGGCAAGGTCTCGGCCATCACGTACGCCCGTGAGAACCGCGTCCCGCTGCTCGGGCTGTGCCTGGGCCTGCAGTGCATCGTCATCGAGGCGGCGCGCTCGCTGGCCGGCATCACCGACGCGAACTCCACCGAGTTCGACCCGGCGACCGCCCACCCGGTGATCTCGACCATGGCCGAGCAACTCGACATCGTGGCGGGCCAGGGCGACCTGGGCGGCACGATGCGGCTCGGCACCTACCCGGCGAAGCTCGCCGAGGGCTCGATCGTGCGGGCGGTCTACGACGACCAGCCGTACGTCGAGGAGCGGCACCGGCACCGCTACGAGGTCAACAACGCGTACCGCGGCGAGCTGGAGAAGAAGGCGGGCATCGTCTTCTCGGGCACCTCGCCCGACAACAAGCTGGTGGAGTTCGTCGAGTACCCCAAAGACGTCCACCCGTACCTCGTCGCCACCCAGGCGCACCCCGAGCTGAAGTCCCGCCCGACCCGCCCGCACCCGCTGTTCGCGGGTCTGATCGCGGCCGCGGTCGAGCGCCAGCAGGCGACCGGCGGGGCCTGA
- the recN gene encoding DNA repair protein RecN — translation MVVSVLEEMRIRSLGVIEDAVVELSPGFTAVTGETGAGKTMVVTSLGLLLGGRADPGLVRIGTKSASVEGRITLPPGSSAAVRAEEAGAELDDGALLISRTVSAEGRSRAFVGGRAVPIGLLTELADELVAVHGQTDQQGLLRPARQREALDRYAGDAVAVPLAKYGAAYRRLREITTELDELTTRARERAQEADLLRFGLDEVAAAEPVAGEDIELAQEAERLGHAEALASAAALAHAALAGNPEDPESVDAAALVAGAQRALDAVRSHDPVLAALAGRIGEIGILLGDVAGELAGYADDLDADPRRLAAVEERRAVLAHLTRKYGTDIDAVLAWAEESAARLGQLEGDDERIAELTGERDALRAELGDLAQALTDARTEAAERFGAAVTAELAELAMPHARVGVAIRQTEDPDGVEVGGRLVAAGPFGADEVELQLAPHPGAPARAIAKGASGGELSRVMLAVEVVFAGSDPVPTYLFDEVDAGVGGKAAVEVGRRLARLARTAQVVVVTHLPQVAAFADRQLLVEKTNDGSVTRSGVKILEGEDRVRELSRMLAGLEDSELGRAHAEELLAAAREAR, via the coding sequence ATGGTCGTATCCGTGTTGGAGGAGATGCGGATCCGGTCGCTTGGAGTCATCGAGGACGCCGTGGTGGAGCTTTCACCTGGCTTCACCGCGGTGACCGGCGAGACCGGCGCGGGCAAGACCATGGTCGTCACGAGTCTCGGCCTGCTGCTCGGCGGCCGAGCCGATCCAGGTTTGGTGCGGATCGGCACGAAATCGGCCTCGGTGGAAGGGCGGATCACCCTCCCACCGGGCTCCTCGGCGGCCGTACGGGCTGAGGAGGCGGGCGCCGAACTGGATGATGGCGCGCTGCTCATCAGCCGTACGGTCTCGGCCGAGGGGCGCTCCCGGGCATTCGTGGGCGGGCGGGCCGTGCCGATCGGGCTGCTGACCGAGCTGGCCGACGAGCTGGTCGCGGTGCACGGCCAGACCGACCAGCAGGGCCTGCTGCGCCCGGCCCGGCAGCGCGAGGCGCTGGACCGGTACGCCGGAGACGCGGTGGCCGTGCCGCTGGCGAAGTACGGGGCCGCCTACCGGCGGCTGCGGGAGATCACGACGGAGCTCGACGAGCTGACGACGCGCGCGCGGGAACGGGCCCAGGAGGCCGACCTGCTGCGCTTCGGACTCGACGAGGTCGCGGCGGCCGAGCCGGTGGCCGGCGAGGACATCGAGCTTGCGCAGGAAGCGGAACGGCTCGGGCACGCGGAAGCGCTGGCCTCTGCCGCCGCGCTCGCGCATGCGGCGTTGGCGGGCAATCCGGAGGACCCCGAGAGCGTGGACGCGGCGGCCCTCGTCGCGGGCGCGCAGCGCGCGCTGGACGCGGTGCGCTCGCACGACCCGGTGCTGGCCGCGCTGGCCGGGCGGATCGGCGAGATCGGCATCCTCCTGGGCGACGTGGCGGGCGAACTGGCCGGCTACGCGGACGACCTGGACGCCGATCCGCGGCGGCTGGCCGCCGTCGAGGAGCGGCGGGCGGTACTGGCCCACCTCACCCGCAAGTACGGGACCGACATAGACGCCGTACTGGCCTGGGCCGAGGAGAGCGCCGCTCGGCTCGGGCAGCTTGAGGGCGACGACGAGCGGATCGCGGAGCTCACCGGCGAGCGCGACGCGCTGCGCGCGGAGCTGGGCGACCTCGCGCAGGCGCTGACCGACGCCCGTACGGAGGCGGCCGAGCGCTTCGGCGCGGCGGTGACCGCCGAACTCGCCGAGCTCGCCATGCCGCATGCGCGCGTCGGCGTCGCCATCCGGCAGACGGAGGACCCCGACGGCGTCGAGGTCGGCGGGCGGCTGGTCGCCGCCGGTCCCTTCGGCGCGGACGAGGTCGAGCTGCAGCTCGCCCCGCATCCCGGTGCGCCTGCCAGAGCCATCGCCAAGGGCGCGTCGGGCGGTGAACTCTCGCGCGTGATGCTCGCGGTCGAGGTCGTCTTCGCGGGCTCGGATCCGGTGCCCACCTATCTGTTCGACGAGGTCGACGCCGGTGTCGGCGGCAAGGCGGCCGTCGAGGTCGGCCGACGGCTCGCCCGGCTCGCGCGAACGGCGCAGGTCGTCGTGGTCACGCACCTGCCGCAGGTCGCGGCGTTCGCCGACCGGCAGCTGCTGGTCGAGAAGACGAACGACGGATCCGTGACGCGCAGTGGCGTGAAGATCCTGGAGGGGGAGGACCGGGTGCGGGAGCTGTCGCGCATGCTCGCGGGGCTGGAGGACTCGGAACTGGGGCGTGCGCATGCGGAGGAGCTGCTGGCCGCCGCACGTGAGGCGCGCTAG
- a CDS encoding NAD kinase has product MSEAGLALGEDRSVFLLAHTGRPAAIRSAERVVRGLTRCGIGVRVLADEAADLSLPVDVAMVQEIGPVAVEGCELIIVLGGDGTLLRGAELSRASGVPMLGVNLGRVGFLAEAERDDLDKVVDRVVTKEYEVEERMTIDVLVRNDGHVAHRDWALNEASVEKQARERMLEVVTEVDGRPVSRFGGDGVVMATPTGSTAYAFSAGGPVVWPEVEALLMVPISAHALFAKPLVTSPTSVLAVEVQPQTPHGVLWCDGRRTVELPAGARVEVRRGAVPVRLARLHHASFTDRLVAKFALPVAGWRGAPQ; this is encoded by the coding sequence ATGAGTGAAGCGGGCCTGGCCCTGGGTGAGGACCGCAGCGTTTTCCTGCTTGCGCATACCGGCCGTCCGGCGGCGATCCGCAGCGCCGAGAGAGTCGTACGCGGCCTGACGCGCTGTGGAATCGGCGTGCGCGTGCTGGCCGACGAGGCGGCGGATCTGTCGCTGCCGGTCGACGTGGCCATGGTGCAGGAGATCGGGCCGGTGGCCGTCGAAGGCTGCGAGCTGATCATCGTGCTGGGCGGTGACGGGACGCTGCTGCGCGGCGCGGAGCTGTCGCGCGCGTCCGGGGTGCCGATGCTCGGCGTGAACCTCGGGCGGGTCGGCTTCCTGGCGGAGGCGGAGCGGGACGACCTGGACAAGGTCGTGGACCGGGTGGTGACCAAGGAGTACGAGGTCGAGGAGCGCATGACCATCGATGTGCTCGTGCGCAACGACGGGCATGTCGCGCACCGCGACTGGGCGCTGAACGAGGCGTCGGTGGAGAAGCAGGCGCGCGAGCGCATGCTGGAGGTCGTGACGGAGGTCGACGGCCGACCGGTGTCGCGCTTCGGCGGCGACGGCGTGGTCATGGCGACCCCGACCGGCTCGACGGCGTACGCGTTCTCGGCGGGCGGGCCCGTGGTGTGGCCGGAGGTCGAGGCGCTGCTCATGGTGCCGATCAGCGCGCACGCGCTGTTCGCCAAGCCGCTGGTGACCTCGCCGACGTCGGTGCTGGCGGTGGAGGTGCAGCCGCAGACCCCGCACGGCGTGCTGTGGTGCGACGGGCGGCGCACCGTCGAACTGCCCGCCGGGGCACGGGTGGAGGTGCGGCGGGGCGCGGTGCCGGTGCGGCTGGCTCGGCTGCATCACGCGTCGTTCACGGACCGGCTGGTGGCGAAGTTCGCCCTGCCGGTGGCGGGCTGGCGGGGCGCGCCGCAATGA
- a CDS encoding glycosyltransferase family 4 protein: protein MSSTPAPLRGQLHAVHVLGETAGGHVSSLARGLVARGVTVTVCGSSAADEDYGFAEVGARFTTVEIARRAGRADAGAVAALRIATAGADVVHAHGLRAGLLASLALGGRRTPLVVTWHSAVLAEGTRARLLALLERRVSRVADVVLGASSDLVERARRLGARDARLAPIAVPAPVRAPLPPESAVEIERRRQKTRAEFGAVDRPLLLAVGRLEAHKGYDVLLDAVRGLCGLEPAAPVVVIAGEGSQREPLQRRIDAERLPVRLLGRRDDIPELLAAADVVVLPSRWEARALIAQEALHAGVPLVATAVGGTPELVGDAGELVAYGDAVALAGAIAALLGDAGRRAELAAAGRAQAAAWPTEDDTVAQVLSIYDELAAAGR from the coding sequence GTGAGCAGTACCCCGGCCCCTCTTCGTGGCCAGCTCCACGCCGTCCACGTGCTGGGCGAGACGGCGGGCGGACATGTGTCCTCGCTCGCGCGCGGCTTGGTGGCGCGCGGCGTCACAGTGACGGTCTGCGGGTCCTCGGCGGCTGACGAGGACTACGGTTTCGCGGAGGTGGGCGCCCGGTTCACGACGGTCGAGATCGCCCGGCGGGCGGGGCGGGCCGACGCGGGCGCCGTCGCGGCCCTGCGCATCGCGACCGCCGGTGCGGATGTCGTGCACGCGCATGGCCTGCGGGCCGGGCTCCTGGCCTCGCTCGCGCTCGGCGGGCGCCGTACGCCGCTGGTCGTCACCTGGCACAGCGCGGTGCTCGCGGAGGGCACCCGCGCGCGGCTGCTGGCCCTGCTCGAACGGCGCGTCTCCCGGGTGGCGGACGTGGTCCTGGGCGCCTCCTCGGATCTGGTCGAGCGAGCGCGGCGGCTCGGCGCACGGGACGCGCGGCTCGCGCCCATCGCCGTGCCGGCCCCCGTACGTGCTCCGCTCCCGCCGGAGTCCGCGGTGGAGATCGAACGGCGGCGGCAGAAGACCCGGGCCGAGTTCGGGGCCGTCGACCGGCCCCTGCTGCTCGCGGTGGGACGGCTGGAGGCGCACAAGGGATACGACGTGCTGCTCGACGCGGTGCGGGGGCTCTGCGGCCTGGAGCCCGCGGCTCCGGTGGTGGTGATCGCCGGCGAGGGCTCGCAGCGGGAACCGTTGCAGCGGCGCATCGACGCCGAGCGGCTGCCGGTGCGGCTCCTCGGGCGTCGGGACGACATTCCCGAACTGCTCGCCGCGGCGGATGTCGTGGTGCTGCCGAGCCGGTGGGAGGCGCGGGCGCTCATCGCGCAGGAGGCGCTGCATGCCGGTGTGCCGCTGGTCGCCACGGCGGTCGGCGGCACGCCGGAGCTGGTCGGGGACGCGGGGGAGTTGGTCGCGTACGGGGACGCGGTGGCGCTGGCCGGGGCGATCGCCGCCCTGCTGGGCGATGCGGGACGGCGGGCGGAGCTTGCGGCCGCGGGGCGTGCGCAGGCGGCGGCGTGGCCCACCGAGGACGACACGGTGGCGCAGGTGCTCAGCATTTACGACGAGCTGGCGGCCGCAGGGCGTTGA
- a CDS encoding TlyA family RNA methyltransferase, whose product MAVTRGQRRRLDAELVRRNLARSREHATELIAAGRVTVGGTTATKAATQVETSAALVVTKDATDPDYVSRGGHKLAGALAAFVPLGLGVAGRRALDAGASTGGFTDVLLRNGVAQVVAVDVGYGQLAWSLQSDERVTVKDRTNVRELTLEQIDNEPVDVIVGDLSFIPLGLVLPALVRCAAPDADLVLMVKPQFEVGKERLGSGGVVRSTQLRADAVRNVARQAAGLGLGVLGVTASPLPGPSGNVEYFLWLRAGAPELDPADVDRAVAEGPR is encoded by the coding sequence GTGGCAGTGACTCGTGGCCAGCGCAGGCGACTCGACGCCGAACTGGTGCGCCGGAATCTCGCTCGGTCGCGAGAGCACGCGACCGAGCTGATCGCGGCGGGCCGGGTGACCGTCGGGGGGACGACGGCGACGAAGGCGGCGACGCAGGTCGAGACGAGCGCGGCGCTCGTGGTCACCAAGGACGCCACGGACCCGGACTACGTGTCGCGGGGCGGGCACAAGCTCGCCGGGGCGCTGGCGGCGTTCGTGCCGCTCGGGCTGGGTGTGGCGGGGCGGCGGGCGCTGGACGCGGGGGCGTCGACGGGGGGCTTCACGGACGTACTGCTGCGAAACGGCGTCGCGCAGGTCGTGGCCGTGGACGTCGGTTACGGGCAGCTCGCGTGGTCCCTGCAGAGCGATGAACGGGTCACCGTCAAGGACCGTACTAACGTGCGCGAGTTGACCTTGGAACAGATCGACAACGAGCCGGTGGACGTCATCGTCGGCGACCTGTCCTTCATTCCGCTGGGGCTCGTCCTGCCGGCCCTCGTGAGGTGCGCCGCGCCGGACGCGGACCTGGTGCTCATGGTCAAGCCGCAGTTCGAGGTCGGCAAAGAGCGGCTCGGGAGTGGTGGAGTGGTACGAAGTACGCAACTGCGCGCCGATGCGGTGCGCAATGTGGCCAGGCAGGCGGCGGGGCTGGGTCTCGGGGTGCTGGGAGTGACGGCGAGTCCGCTGCCGGGGCCGTCCGGCAATGTGGAGTACTTTCTGTGGCTGCGCGCCGGGGCGCCCGAACTGGACCCGGCGGATGTCGACCGTGCTGTGGCGGAGGGGCCCCGTTGA
- a CDS encoding glycoside hydrolase family 15 protein produces the protein MAGRIEDYALIGDMQTAALVCRDGTVDWLCLPRFDSPAVFAGLLGTEDHGFWRLGPAHPAGSKPPAATRRRYVGDSLVLESEWDTPRGTVRVIDFMPPRDGAPQVIRIVEGVSGRVPMHSALRMRFSYGQVTPWVHKVGDRTVAVAGPDSVWLDTEVDTYGKDLTTYSDFTVAPGDRIAFTISWEPSHKQPPSLPEPEASLEATLDFWREWVDQCTYHGPYRDAVVRSLITLKALTYGPTGGIVAAPTTSLPEDIGGVRNWDYRFTWLRDAAITLSSLLRTGYRDEARAWREWLLRAVAGDPENLQIMYGIAGERELGETELDWLPGYEGSTPVRVGNGAAHQLQLDVYGEVTEALHLAHMTGLARNDYASLLQLKLIRYLEQHWDEPDEGIWEVRGPRRHFVHSKVMAWVAVDRTVKLIESGEADGPLERWRELRDEIHWDVCEKGYDKERNTFTQSYGSRELDASLLLIPQVGFLPPDDKRVIGTIEAIQRELSTEDGFVLRYPTDGGGEGGENLDGLPGDEGAFLACSFWLADDLAMIGRVDEARRLFEKLLSLRNDLGLLAEEWDPRLQRQVGNFPQAFSHVPLIDTALRLTASGAYGG, from the coding sequence GTGGCCGGGCGTATCGAGGATTACGCACTCATTGGCGATATGCAGACCGCTGCCCTGGTCTGCCGGGACGGCACGGTCGACTGGCTGTGCCTGCCCCGCTTCGACTCCCCCGCGGTCTTCGCGGGCCTCCTCGGCACCGAAGACCACGGCTTCTGGCGGCTGGGCCCCGCCCACCCCGCCGGATCAAAGCCGCCCGCCGCCACCCGGCGGCGCTATGTGGGCGATTCCCTCGTCCTGGAATCGGAGTGGGACACCCCGCGCGGCACCGTCCGCGTGATCGACTTCATGCCCCCGCGTGACGGCGCCCCCCAGGTCATCCGCATCGTGGAGGGCGTCAGCGGCCGGGTGCCCATGCACTCCGCGCTGCGCATGCGTTTCTCGTACGGCCAGGTCACCCCCTGGGTCCACAAGGTCGGCGACCGCACGGTGGCCGTCGCCGGGCCGGACTCGGTCTGGCTCGACACTGAGGTCGACACCTACGGCAAGGACCTCACCACCTACTCCGACTTCACCGTCGCCCCGGGTGACCGCATCGCCTTCACCATCAGCTGGGAGCCGTCCCACAAGCAGCCCCCCTCGCTCCCCGAGCCCGAGGCCTCCCTTGAGGCGACCCTCGACTTCTGGCGCGAGTGGGTCGACCAGTGCACGTACCACGGGCCCTACCGGGATGCCGTCGTCCGTTCCCTGATCACGCTCAAGGCCCTGACCTACGGCCCCACCGGCGGTATCGTCGCCGCCCCCACGACCTCGCTCCCCGAGGACATCGGCGGCGTGCGCAACTGGGACTACCGTTTCACCTGGCTCCGCGACGCCGCCATCACTCTGTCCTCCCTGCTGCGCACCGGCTACCGCGACGAAGCACGCGCATGGCGCGAATGGCTCCTGCGCGCCGTCGCCGGCGACCCCGAGAACCTCCAGATCATGTACGGCATCGCCGGCGAGCGCGAGCTCGGCGAAACCGAACTCGACTGGCTCCCCGGCTACGAGGGCTCCACCCCGGTCCGCGTCGGCAACGGCGCCGCCCATCAGCTCCAGCTCGACGTCTACGGCGAAGTCACCGAGGCCCTGCACCTCGCCCACATGACCGGCCTGGCGAGGAACGACTACGCGAGCCTCCTCCAGCTCAAGCTCATCCGCTACCTGGAGCAGCACTGGGACGAGCCCGACGAGGGCATCTGGGAGGTCCGGGGCCCCCGGAGGCACTTCGTCCACTCCAAGGTCATGGCCTGGGTCGCCGTGGACCGCACGGTCAAGCTCATCGAATCGGGCGAGGCCGACGGCCCTCTGGAGCGCTGGCGCGAGCTTCGCGACGAGATCCACTGGGACGTCTGCGAAAAGGGTTACGACAAGGAACGGAACACCTTCACGCAGTCCTACGGGTCGCGGGAGCTCGACGCCTCGCTGCTCCTCATCCCCCAGGTCGGCTTCCTGCCGCCCGACGACAAGCGCGTGATCGGGACCATCGAGGCCATCCAGCGCGAGCTCTCGACCGAGGACGGCTTCGTCCTGCGGTATCCGACCGACGGCGGCGGCGAGGGCGGCGAGAACCTCGACGGCCTTCCCGGTGACGAGGGCGCCTTCCTGGCCTGTTCCTTCTGGCTGGCCGACGACCTGGCGATGATCGGGCGCGTCGACGAGGCCCGGCGGCTCTTCGAGAAGCTGCTCTCCCTGCGCAACGACCTGGGGCTGCTCGCCGAGGAATGGGACCCCCGCCTGCAACGGCAGGTCGGGAACTTCCCGCAGGCGTTCAGCCATGTGCCGCTGATCGACACGGCTCTGCGGCTGACGGCGAGCGGGGCGTACGGGGGCTGA
- a CDS encoding NUDIX hydrolase, which produces MIHDTPEEWQVTATVTPFTGNKTSVRTDDVVMPDGSVVHRDYQVHPGSVAVLALDEDGRVIVLRQYRHPVRMKLWEIPAGLLDVPGENPLHAAQRELYEEAHVKAEDWRVLTDVYTTPGGCDEAVRIFLARGVSEVEGERFEVSEEEADMEHARVPLGELVRGVLAGELHNNCLVVGVLALQAALSVQGGLDGLRPADAPWPARPFTA; this is translated from the coding sequence ATGATCCACGACACCCCCGAGGAGTGGCAGGTCACCGCGACCGTCACGCCCTTCACCGGCAACAAGACCAGCGTCCGCACCGATGATGTGGTCATGCCGGACGGGTCTGTCGTCCACCGCGACTACCAGGTCCACCCCGGGTCCGTGGCCGTCCTCGCGCTGGATGAGGACGGCCGCGTGATCGTCCTTCGCCAGTACCGGCATCCGGTGCGGATGAAGCTCTGGGAGATCCCGGCCGGGCTGCTCGACGTCCCCGGCGAGAATCCGCTGCACGCGGCTCAGCGCGAGCTGTACGAGGAGGCGCACGTCAAGGCCGAGGACTGGCGGGTGCTGACCGACGTCTACACGACGCCCGGCGGGTGCGACGAGGCCGTCCGGATCTTCCTCGCCCGCGGTGTGAGCGAGGTCGAGGGCGAGCGCTTCGAGGTGTCGGAGGAAGAGGCCGACATGGAGCACGCGCGAGTGCCGCTGGGCGAGCTGGTGCGGGGGGTGCTGGCGGGGGAGCTGCACAACAACTGCCTGGTGGTCGGGGTGCTGGCCCTGCAGGCCGCGCTTTCGGTCCAGGGCGGGCTCGACGGCCTTCGCCCGGCGGACGCGCCCTGGCCCGCGAGGCCGTTCACGGCGTAG